The following DNA comes from Chryseobacterium gallinarum.
GGTATTTGAAACATCTGCAATATATTGCGGACGGTAATCTCTTATTTTAAAAATAGCTTTTAAAATATTGGTTATCAAATACTTATGTTTAAAATTTATTTGCATATTCCAAAAATTCATATTTACTTTGCAACCGAAAATTGAAAGCAACAGTTTTCAGGACTTCAAAAAATAATTTAAAAACAAACAAAAATAAAATGAAACAATTACATCACATATTCAATCAATATTCAAGACTATCCGGACAGAAGCCGGCAGGGAGTCTGTGTATTTTTGATCGTGAAATTGTGGATAAAAGGTGCTTATATACGTGGGTCAGCTAATGATCTCTTACGTTAATTAATAATAAAGCGCCTCCCGAAAAGAGGCGTTTTTTTTATGGTATTTCTAGCTTATCTGGTAAAGCATCGGTCTGTGGAACCGAAGAACAGGGTTCGATCCCCGGAGATACCCAATATATAAAAATCTCATAGCTCAAGAGGTTAGAGCACCGGTCTTTTAAACCGGGGGTTGAAAGTTCGAATCTTTCTGGGATTACAATCGGTTCCATAGCTCAACCGGATAGAGCATGGGTTTTCTAAACCCAGGGTTAGGGGCTCAAGTCCTCTCGGAATTACAAAGGTCTATTGAGGTAATGGCTAACCTGCCCGACTGTCTCTTGGGCACTGCGGGTTCGATTCTCGCATAGACCGCAAAGGTTCACGGAAAATTTCGATTCCGGCTGTCTCCCGGAAAAGAAACTGGAAGTGAACCTGAACCTGGAAAGATAACGGTGGTTGTTTACCCGCCTTGGACGCGGGAGGTCGCAAGTTCGAATCTTGCTTTCCAGACAGAAGATTTCGTAGCTCAATGATAGAATACCGGGCTGTTAAACGGGAAGTTGAAAGTCCGGATCTTTTCGGAATCGCAGATAAAATGTTAATTGTTAAGAAGAAAAAGAAAAAGTTTGCCGGGAGCAGAAGATCTTTACGCCAAACACAGAAATACAGGCAAACTTTTCTTTCTCCCAGGCAGGTTAAAGAAGAACACAACCTGATGGTTCGCCGAAGCAGAAGAGTCGGGACGGTCTGCAAAACCGTTGCGTAAGCTGAGTGGGTTTGAATCCCATAACCATCTCCACAATAGAGATTGATACCGGAAATAGGATCACTCTGATAAATATCCTTTATGAAAGAAAAAGTCTGTCGAGCGCAGAAGATCTTTAGTTAAACAAATAAGACAGGCCTTTTTCTTTTTAAAACTGGAAATGAGAAAACCAACTCAATGGTTTTCATTAAAAAAAAACGGAAGTATACCGAAGTTGAGGAATCGGGGCAAACCCAAGGAACGAATTGAATTCCTTAAAAAAATGAAAAGATACGGGATTAAAAATCTGTGCTGGCAGTTGAGCAGGTTCGAATCCTGCTACTTCCACCCAACCACTGATAATGTAATGGCAGCATGCAGGAAATGTACTCTTGTCGTTCAGGTTCGATTCCTGGTCAGTGGGTATATTGCTCTATTCGTCTAATGGTGAGGACGCCTGCATTTCGGGCAGAAAATAAGGGTTCGATTCCCTTATAGAGTACGGATGTGAATGAACCGGTCAGCTTTGAATTAAATAATACCATGAAAGTTAAGATTGAGAATGGCCGGTTACCATTTACAAAATAAGAAAAGAGAAAAGTTTGTCAAGCGCAGAAGATCTTTACAAATACTGGCAGACATCGTTTATAATAGTATAGGCAAACTTTCTCCGATCTTGACTTCTTCAGTGATGAGCACATATAATCATACAAACGGGAAATTACACTTCCTGTGGCTCATCATTTAAAACAATCTGCGGGAATGGTGGAATGGCAGACACACTTGATTTAGGATCAGGCTTTTGGGGGTTCAAGTCCCTCTTTCCGTACTAAAATGTATAAAACCCCGGAAGAGTGGTGTAGCAGGTCTGCACGTTAGTCTGAAAAACTAAAGGTATAGGTTCGATTCCTGTCTGTTCCGCAAAACAGAGATAATAAGTAATGGGGTAATCGCCCATCATTGATCATCTGTCAATTATAATTTGATTCATAGTGTAATGGGAAGCACACAAGACTTTGGCTCTTGTAGTTTAGGTTCGGATCCTAATGAATCAACAATAGAAATTAGAAATGGGAAGCCGGAAACAACTACTGGCAGATCATTTATCACCCATCATTTTATCAATTATCAATTAAAGTATGTAGAAAAAATGGAAACGCAACAACAAACATGGCAGAATATGAATGGAAAAATTTTCCAGCATTCTATCACCCAGCTGGTAGAAGAAGCCATCATCCGCGAGCAGGCCAACGGACATCGTCTGAAAGTATGTGTAGGATCAGATTCTCACGTATATGGAAATGCCATCAATTATGCTACGGCAGTAGTATTCATTCGTGAGGGAAAAGGAGCGTTTACCTTTATCAGAAAAGAAAGAGAGATACAGAATATCAGTATCAAAGAGCGAATGTTAAATGAGGTAAACAAATCTGTGGAAATTGCCTATGCGATCTGCTCTGTGCTGGATGCTTATGGAGTAGAAATGGAGGTCCACGCAGACATTAATACCGACCCGGATTTCAAATCCAATGTAGCTTTGAAAGATGCAATGGGTTATATCTTGGGTATGGGATACGTGTTCAAAGCAAAGCCTTATGCTTTCGCAAGCTCTAACTGTGCTGATATGATGGTTTAATCTAAAAATATAAAATAATAACCTTTAAAAGAAATAGTATGAGACGTGAAGTATTGCAAAGATTCCTTACGAACACTGATGAAACCGGAAGATTCATTTCGTAGAACCCCTTTACCAGGGAAAAACAGCGATCTGGGGAGATCTCAATCCTGCCACTAAACAGCTGGAAGGA
Coding sequences within:
- a CDS encoding ribonuclease H-like YkuK family protein, translating into MGSTQDFGSCSLGSDPNESTIEIRNGKPETTTGRSFITHHFINYQLKYVEKMETQQQTWQNMNGKIFQHSITQLVEEAIIREQANGHRLKVCVGSDSHVYGNAINYATAVVFIREGKGAFTFIRKEREIQNISIKERMLNEVNKSVEIAYAICSVLDAYGVEMEVHADINTDPDFKSNVALKDAMGYILGMGYVFKAKPYAFASSNCADMMV